Part of the Brevibacillus brevis genome is shown below.
CCAGGCCCCGTCGTAATCCCACGGAAGGAAAAACCACTTCTCCGAATTGAGCGGCGAATACAGCAAGAAGTTTTGCGAGTTCGTGTCGATATTGTCCATCAGGATGTTAACGGCCATCCAAGTCAAGAAGTTGTCCCTGTCGAAATGTTGCTCGAACACTTCGTCAAAATCCTTCGACAGGTCGTTCACGTCGTCCAGCATGCGCAAAAGCTTCGAGTGATCGTCCCATCCCTTGCTTTCCAGTACCGTTTCAAACATGGCTTTGTCAAAAGCCGGATCATCCTTTGTTTTCAGCTTGTCAGGGTATCGGAAGAATTCGAAGTTTGACGCCTTGTACAAGTTGCCGTACCGGTCGAGGCCATGCATGCGCAAAAACGACTTGTTCGGCTGCTCGATTTGGGTATACAACCCGTAATCTTCAAAAGCGGCATTGGCGTTCGCATTCGGAGCCGTCAAATCTTTGACATGCAAATGCACAAATTGGGTCCGCAAGCTGGTCATGTGCGGAATCATTTTCATATAATCAAAGCTGAGTTTATTCCGCAAACGGGTGAAATCGTAGGAGTGCTTGATCAAATTGATCGTCCGCTGGTCCAGCCAGTAGCCGGCGTTCTCAAACAGCTCGATTTTGTAAGCCTTCTGCGGAGCCTTGAGCGTCGATTTACCGCGAATCTTGATCGAGGCGTTGGGATGCGACTCCTCGTACCCGAACAGTCCGTTCTCGGGTCCTTGTTCCGTTCCTTCCTGAATGATCACGTTCATCTTCCGGGAATCGTTGTTTTCTGTCGCATTGGTGATCCGGTTTAATTCCGCCCATGTCATCGGTTTCTCCGCGGTCACATTGTCTCTGGTGATGGTCATATACAGGTGGACAACGGTGTCAGGCTTGTCTTGTTCGTAAACGAGCCGGTTTTCGACCAGTTTGGGCGAATAGTCGGTTGCTTCCGCAGGCGCCGGCGCGGCACCCTTGGCGTCTGGGCCGCGTTCCCCCGCCGGTCGTGCCACGTCAGTAGGTGCACATCCCGTCGCAGCTGTGACAACGACCGACATCAAAAGCGCCACAAAGGCATTCTTCGATAGAAATTTCATCTTCTTCCTCCTAAAATCGTACAAAACCATTTCCGATACGGTTCGGGGATGAATCTCATGCTTCCGCTTTTTCGGGCATGCCGCGCTCGCTGGCAGACAGCGGCTGCGCGCTGAACGTGGCGTAATGCAGGCGGCGCATGCGGTAAACCAGTCTGGACAATGCCGCGACCAACGTGAGAATCGAGGCTGCAAACAACGGCAATCCTTGGTACTGCACATCCCGCAGCAGCCAGGAGCAAACGAGATTCGCCGCCAGCAGCAGCGCCGAAAGAGCGAGCGCTCCCTTCCGATCGTCAAAGTAGAGCAGCAGCAGCAAGACGATACTGGTCATGATGTATACGAAGAAAGCCATGACCAAGATGTTGAAGGTGTCCACCATCTGCGAAGTGAACCCGATGAGCGGCAAAAACTGAATTCCTGCAGCAATCGCGATCAGTGAAAACACCAACTGAATGCCCATCAGCATCGCCATCTCGCCGATCAGGACTTTTTCCATTTCTTTGCGAGCCACATCGATGTCCAGAATGGTCCCCCCTCCGATGACGGAATCGTAATACTGACGGAATTTGGGGTAAAAGGCCGTCTCGACGGAAATCACAAACCAGATCAGGGAGGGCAGCACCGACAGTACCGCATAAAAAACCGCTACATCGTACTCCGGCGAAATCCGGAACGTATCCTCCAGCCACATCCCGTTCCACATCCATTGGGCAAACTGGTGCTCATACATCGAGAGGCCCGTAAACAGCCCGATAAACCAAAGCGACTGATAACGTTTGGCATCCTTTCGGAAAGAAAACGGAATAGCAGGCTTCTCTGTCCGAAAAAATCGTTCGATTTCGGACAGAAGCAGGCAGGCCGTCACAAAAAATCCGCCCGCCATTCCCCATAGCAGCCCGGAAGCGGACACGGCTTGTCCG
Proteins encoded:
- the pelG gene encoding exopolysaccharide Pel transporter PelG, encoding MAGIGFQLKRLFDREGLAGRIQAISYASFVTVGPMLSCMLAVTVIHWLLVQTNAPFHPREIFQAGVSYAFAFSFIITSPFAMYVTRSVSDQLYEKRYDALLPSFYSCMQITLAVAFVPAFLFALFTPLGLAEKIPLFVLYMELVVIWMEVVYVSAMKAYRKVAVAFAGGMGVAVLGIWILLYGSGQAVSASGLLWGMAGGFFVTACLLLSEIERFFRTEKPAIPFSFRKDAKRYQSLWFIGLFTGLSMYEHQFAQWMWNGMWLEDTFRISPEYDVAVFYAVLSVLPSLIWFVISVETAFYPKFRQYYDSVIGGGTILDIDVARKEMEKVLIGEMAMLMGIQLVFSLIAIAAGIQFLPLIGFTSQMVDTFNILVMAFFVYIMTSIVLLLLLYFDDRKGALALSALLLAANLVCSWLLRDVQYQGLPLFAASILTLVAALSRLVYRMRRLHYATFSAQPLSASERGMPEKAEA
- a CDS encoding CotH kinase family protein, which codes for MKFLSKNAFVALLMSVVVTAATGCAPTDVARPAGERGPDAKGAAPAPAEATDYSPKLVENRLVYEQDKPDTVVHLYMTITRDNVTAEKPMTWAELNRITNATENNDSRKMNVIIQEGTEQGPENGLFGYEESHPNASIKIRGKSTLKAPQKAYKIELFENAGYWLDQRTINLIKHSYDFTRLRNKLSFDYMKMIPHMTSLRTQFVHLHVKDLTAPNANANAAFEDYGLYTQIEQPNKSFLRMHGLDRYGNLYKASNFEFFRYPDKLKTKDDPAFDKAMFETVLESKGWDDHSKLLRMLDDVNDLSKDFDEVFEQHFDRDNFLTWMAVNILMDNIDTNSQNFLLYSPLNSEKWFFLPWDYDGAWGFFESPMQDHGRRSPWMRGIHNYWGSELQNRFFKNPRNVEQLVAKVRELSAIINPEQSRSMIEKYKPIVYSYVSREPDIRYLPGPLADYDKELERIIQLPVENERKFQESLQVPMPFYLDQVRKENGKLVFHWGTSYDLQGDELTYHVQIAKEPSFAHPLYDKKGLKETSISLDEFGKGRFFWRVTVTDAKGHEMTAFDDYYDEDGNVYHGMREFYID